From Acidimicrobiales bacterium, a single genomic window includes:
- a CDS encoding flavodoxin family protein: MRAVIIYNSLTGTTRKAAHRIASELRALRVEATPVPIDEVDEATVAEVDLVIVGTWTDGIVVMGQKPAGRRKLRGLPSLAGKKAVVYCTYAVDPGQTLSKLVAEVEAKGADVIGGYALVRHNLNADIAEFVDRLTPALTPAD, encoded by the coding sequence ATGCGGGCCGTCATCATCTACAACAGCCTCACCGGCACCACCCGGAAGGCGGCCCACCGCATCGCCAGCGAGCTGCGGGCCCTGCGCGTCGAGGCCACCCCCGTCCCCATCGACGAGGTCGACGAGGCCACCGTGGCGGAAGTCGACCTGGTGATCGTGGGCACCTGGACCGACGGCATCGTCGTCATGGGCCAGAAGCCGGCCGGGCGCCGCAAGCTGCGGGGCCTCCCCTCCCTCGCCGGCAAGAAGGCCGTCGTCTACTGCACCTACGCCGTCGACCCGGGCCAGACCCTCTCCAAGCTGGTGGCCGAGGTCGAGGCCAAGGGGGCCGACGTCATCGGGGGCTACGCCCTGGTGCGCCACAACCTCAACGCCGACATCGCCGAGTTCGTCGACCGGCTGACGCCGGCCCTCACCCCCGCCGACTGA
- a CDS encoding protein phosphatase 2C domain-containing protein, with protein MGTATRAGAHGENQDRAATGDGWAVVSDGVGGHAGGARASTLAVDAAIAVLTGSPGDRASVRAAFRAAHAAVMAGQAADPRVAGMAATLVVAVASDAPVAEPGPGDEGWTIGHVGDSPAWYVTTEACRQVTDDHTLAGDLLRSGTLTPDEAASHPTRRFVTRVVGGQDGDQPDVTEVDLGVGDALVLASDGVADALSATRIGALVRAAPTAQDAAATLAAEAVSAGSRDDVTAVVLRRLASSGA; from the coding sequence GTGGGCACGGCCACCCGGGCCGGCGCGCACGGGGAGAACCAGGACCGGGCCGCCACCGGTGACGGGTGGGCTGTGGTCAGCGATGGTGTCGGCGGCCACGCCGGCGGGGCCCGGGCCTCGACGCTGGCCGTCGATGCGGCCATCGCAGTGCTGACCGGTTCGCCTGGAGATCGGGCCTCGGTGCGGGCCGCCTTCCGGGCCGCTCACGCCGCGGTCATGGCGGGTCAGGCCGCCGATCCACGCGTCGCCGGCATGGCCGCCACCCTCGTCGTGGCGGTGGCCTCCGACGCACCTGTGGCCGAGCCGGGCCCTGGCGACGAAGGATGGACCATCGGGCACGTGGGGGACTCGCCGGCCTGGTACGTGACGACCGAGGCGTGCCGGCAGGTCACCGACGACCACACCCTGGCCGGCGACCTGCTGCGGTCGGGCACCCTCACACCGGATGAGGCAGCCAGCCACCCCACCCGACGGTTCGTCACCCGGGTCGTCGGCGGCCAGGACGGCGACCAGCCCGACGTGACCGAGGTGGACCTCGGCGTGGGCGACGCGCTGGTGCTGGCCTCCGACGGCGTGGCCGACGCTCTGAGCGCCACCCGCATCGGTGCTCTGGTCAGGGCCGCGCCCACCGCCCAGGATGCGGCCGCCACCCTGGCGGCCGAGGCGGTGTCGGCCGGCAGCCGCGACGACGTCACCGCCGTCGTGCTCCGCCGCCTGGCATCCTCCGGGGCGTGA
- a CDS encoding DUF4214 domain-containing protein has translation MLLACGLAVADLAGPAAAVSLARAQEVTDRAVTREDTYVTSVPTDVQRMVVTPDFLDGYALQLGRRTVRAFAPAANVSGNLRMVWWPARAPASVDSEACSTWARWQTAVGQPGIALRARRDGARERVITVTNNILFAGRWGWNTHLWEKGRPARLIGSVTLHEVFGSRPQDVPPLPWRLCARAVGATVQFKAWPLSAGATEPAWGDARYGSSVVVPPDWVFPGRSGWYIGHLAPGEWFDGTELGSWALRETRGDTYGRAMEAWAEGLYPLLFGRPSDGGHGYWADQAMGRGVEWAVAAMGTTPEARARTVTDVYQQVLHRAPDAGGLAYWTERLRTRPDVEALILAVVMEGEFSGARDDRAFVTDLYDRILGRPAEPAGVDHWVGQLARGVARVRVASLFVRSPENRVSTVRQVHQEVVGRPPTESELAWWGERFRALGLNRLRLRSALAASLAPRPPAT, from the coding sequence GTGCTCCTGGCCTGTGGCCTGGCCGTGGCCGACCTGGCCGGCCCCGCGGCGGCGGTGTCGCTGGCCCGGGCCCAGGAGGTCACCGATCGGGCCGTGACCCGGGAAGACACCTACGTCACCTCGGTGCCCACCGACGTGCAGCGGATGGTGGTGACGCCCGACTTCCTGGACGGCTACGCCCTGCAGCTCGGGCGCCGGACGGTACGAGCCTTCGCCCCGGCCGCCAACGTGAGCGGCAACCTGCGCATGGTGTGGTGGCCGGCGAGGGCCCCGGCGTCGGTGGACTCCGAGGCGTGCTCCACCTGGGCCCGGTGGCAGACGGCCGTGGGCCAGCCCGGCATCGCTCTGCGGGCCCGCCGGGACGGGGCCCGGGAGCGGGTCATCACCGTGACCAACAACATCCTCTTCGCCGGGCGGTGGGGGTGGAACACGCACCTGTGGGAGAAGGGTCGGCCGGCTCGCCTCATCGGCAGCGTCACCCTCCACGAGGTGTTCGGGTCCCGGCCCCAGGACGTGCCGCCGCTGCCGTGGCGGCTCTGTGCCCGGGCCGTGGGGGCGACGGTGCAGTTCAAGGCCTGGCCGCTCTCCGCGGGAGCGACCGAGCCGGCCTGGGGCGATGCCCGCTACGGGTCGTCGGTGGTGGTCCCGCCGGACTGGGTCTTCCCCGGGCGGTCGGGCTGGTACATCGGCCACCTGGCCCCGGGGGAGTGGTTCGACGGGACCGAGCTGGGGAGCTGGGCCCTGCGGGAGACCAGGGGCGACACCTACGGCCGGGCCATGGAGGCGTGGGCCGAGGGCCTGTACCCGCTGCTGTTCGGCCGGCCGTCCGACGGGGGCCACGGCTACTGGGCCGACCAGGCCATGGGCCGGGGCGTGGAGTGGGCGGTGGCGGCCATGGGCACCACGCCCGAGGCCCGGGCCCGCACCGTGACCGACGTGTACCAGCAGGTGCTCCACCGGGCTCCGGACGCTGGCGGCCTCGCCTACTGGACCGAGCGGCTCCGCACCCGTCCCGACGTCGAGGCGCTCATCCTGGCCGTGGTGATGGAGGGCGAGTTCAGCGGCGCCCGTGACGACCGGGCCTTCGTCACCGACCTCTACGACCGCATCCTGGGCCGACCCGCGGAGCCGGCCGGGGTCGACCACTGGGTCGGACAGCTGGCCCGAGGTGTGGCCCGGGTCAGGGTGGCGTCCCTCTTCGTGCGCTCCCCCGAGAACCGGGTGTCGACCGTGCGACAGGTCCACCAGGAGGTGGTGGGCCGGCCGCCGACCGAGTCCGAGCTGGCCTGGTGGGGCGAGCGCTTCCGGGCGTTGGGCCTCAACCGCCTCCGCCTCCGGTCCGCCCTCGCCGCCTCCCTCGCCCCCCGTCCGCCCGCCACCTGA